A window of Flavobacterium flavigenum contains these coding sequences:
- the ruvB gene encoding Holliday junction branch migration DNA helicase RuvB: MNENLDPTTKGYNPEELDLEKRLRPLSFDDFAGQDQVLENLKVFVAAANQRGEALDHALFHGPPGLGKTTLANILANELEVGIKITSGPVLDKPGDLAGLLTNLDERDVLFIDEIHRLSPIVEEYLYSAMEDFKIDIMIESGPNARTVQINLNPFTLIGATTRSGLLTAPMRARFGISSRLQYYTTELLTTIVERSASILKMPIDLEAAIEIAGRSRGTPRIANALLRRVRDFAQIKGNGIIDLEISRYALKALNVDAHGLDEMDNKILLTIINKFKGGPVGLSTLATAVSESSETIEEVYEPFLIQEGFIMRTPRGREVTDKAYKHLGKINTNIQGGLF, translated from the coding sequence ATGAATGAGAATCTAGATCCTACCACAAAAGGATACAACCCAGAAGAGTTAGATCTTGAAAAAAGATTGCGTCCGCTGTCATTTGATGATTTTGCCGGACAAGACCAGGTTTTAGAAAATTTAAAGGTTTTTGTCGCAGCTGCTAATCAGCGCGGAGAAGCACTTGATCATGCACTTTTTCATGGGCCTCCCGGACTAGGAAAAACTACTTTAGCTAATATTTTAGCGAACGAACTTGAAGTCGGAATCAAAATTACTTCTGGTCCTGTTTTGGATAAGCCAGGTGATTTAGCAGGTCTGTTGACAAATCTAGATGAAAGAGATGTATTATTCATTGATGAAATTCATCGTTTGAGTCCTATTGTTGAAGAATATTTATATTCTGCTATGGAGGACTTTAAGATTGATATCATGATTGAATCCGGTCCTAATGCCAGAACGGTTCAAATTAATTTAAATCCTTTTACCTTAATAGGGGCTACTACGCGTTCAGGATTATTGACTGCTCCTATGCGTGCCCGTTTTGGAATATCTTCCCGTCTTCAATATTATACGACCGAACTTTTAACTACAATTGTAGAAAGAAGTGCTTCTATTTTGAAAATGCCTATCGATCTTGAAGCAGCAATAGAAATTGCAGGCCGCAGCCGTGGTACACCTCGTATTGCAAACGCATTATTGCGCCGTGTACGTGATTTTGCGCAGATAAAGGGGAATGGTATTATTGATTTAGAGATATCAAGATATGCTCTTAAAGCACTAAATGTTGATGCGCATGGGCTTGATGAAATGGATAATAAAATTTTATTAACGATTATCAATAAATTTAAAGGAGGCCCTGTTGGTCTTTCTACTCTGGCAACAGCAGTCTCTGAAAGCAGTGAGACAATTGAAGAGGTTTACGAGCCATTTTTGATTCAGGAAGGTTTCATTATGCGTACTCCCCGTGGTCGTGAAGTTACAGATAAAGCCTACAAACACTTAGGAAAAATAAACACGAATATTCAAGGAGGATTATTTTAA
- a CDS encoding cytochrome P450 has protein sequence MSLSKIYNYPNKLSILRFFLDAEGIRKNPIPFHNRYFNVLGDSFSIRIGKSKYIILSRDNDVAEYILQKNHKNYHKSKFQSVYLSKYLGKGLLTVDGEFWLKQRRLIQPAFHKQKMNELVENMEKIIASELNDIVAEKPIDLFPIMSELAFNVVAKSLFQLSTSDEKLNRIKFIIEEVQNFLIKEIRLPHKAWWFSISGQVKKHLELAYENNKIIREIVEERIASKKEINDLLNMLLETRYEDSGEGMSVEQLIDEIKILFIAGHETTANALTFTLHLLGNNPDVQEKIFDEIFKIESETDNVVEQLQRMTYTNAVLNESMRLYPPAWITDRENVDDDTLGDFNIKKGTLIGVSFYELHRNPKYWENPNAFIPERFLGEQKKKSLQYFYPFGAGPRMCIGAGFAIYEMCLTLSYIVKRYLIKSTKNEIRFNPLITLKPVGAEVTFSKR, from the coding sequence ATGTCCCTAAGTAAAATATATAATTATCCAAATAAGCTTTCAATTTTAAGATTTTTTCTGGATGCTGAAGGGATACGTAAAAATCCTATTCCGTTTCATAATAGGTACTTTAATGTTTTAGGGGATTCATTTTCTATTAGAATTGGAAAATCCAAATATATCATTTTGTCCAGGGACAATGATGTTGCCGAATATATTTTGCAGAAAAATCACAAGAACTATCATAAATCAAAGTTTCAGTCTGTATATCTTTCGAAATATTTAGGTAAAGGACTTTTAACAGTTGATGGTGAATTTTGGCTAAAACAAAGAAGACTTATTCAGCCAGCTTTTCATAAGCAAAAAATGAATGAGCTGGTTGAAAACATGGAAAAGATAATTGCTTCAGAACTAAATGATATAGTGGCAGAAAAACCTATTGATCTTTTTCCTATTATGAGTGAACTGGCCTTTAATGTGGTGGCTAAATCATTATTTCAGCTTTCTACCTCTGATGAAAAATTAAATCGTATAAAATTTATTATCGAAGAAGTTCAGAATTTCTTAATCAAAGAAATTAGACTTCCACATAAAGCGTGGTGGTTTTCAATTAGTGGTCAGGTAAAAAAACATCTTGAGTTGGCTTATGAAAATAATAAAATTATTAGGGAAATTGTAGAGGAAAGGATTGCTTCAAAAAAAGAAATTAATGATTTGCTGAATATGCTTCTTGAAACACGTTATGAGGATAGTGGTGAAGGAATGTCTGTAGAACAATTAATAGATGAGATAAAAATTCTTTTTATTGCCGGGCATGAAACAACCGCTAATGCTTTAACTTTTACCTTACATCTTTTAGGAAATAATCCTGATGTACAGGAGAAGATATTCGACGAAATCTTCAAAATTGAATCGGAGACTGATAATGTAGTGGAGCAGCTGCAAAGAATGACTTATACAAATGCAGTTTTAAATGAGTCAATGCGATTGTATCCGCCTGCCTGGATTACAGACAGGGAAAATGTCGATGATGATACTCTGGGAGATTTTAATATTAAAAAAGGAACCCTGATTGGTGTTTCTTTTTATGAACTGCATCGTAATCCTAAATATTGGGAAAACCCTAATGCGTTTATTCCTGAACGTTTTCTTGGTGAACAAAAAAAGAAATCGCTGCAATATTTTTATCCTTTTGGAGCCGGGCCAAGAATGTGTATTGGGGCAGGATTTGCTATTTATGAAATGTGTCTTACACTTTCTTATATTGTAAAAAGATACTTGATTAAATCAACTAAAAATGAAATACGGTTTAATCCGTTAATCACTTTAAAACCAGTTGGAGCTGAAGTAACATTCTCTAAAAGATGA
- the queG gene encoding tRNA epoxyqueuosine(34) reductase QueG, whose translation MTINAKGTYSKFIKSEAKRLGFISCGISKAGFLEQEAPRLEKWLKNNYNGQMAYMENHFDKRLDPTLLVDDAKSVISLLLNYYPAEVQNNESFKISKYAYGQDYHFVIKEKLKEFLHSIQENIGDVSGRAFVDSAPVLDKAWAAKSGLGWIGKNSNLLTQKVGSFYFIAELILDLDLEYDHTVTDHCGSCTACIDACPTQAIVAPYVVDGSKCISYYTIELKENIPYEMKGKFDEWMFGCDTCQDVCPWNRFSKPHAEPLFNPNPELLSFSKKDWIEITEETFRSVFKNSPIKRTKFDGLKRNIKFLE comes from the coding sequence ATGACCATTAATGCTAAAGGGACATATTCGAAATTTATTAAATCTGAAGCAAAACGACTTGGTTTCATTTCATGTGGGATATCCAAAGCAGGATTTCTTGAACAAGAAGCTCCACGTTTGGAAAAATGGTTAAAAAATAATTATAATGGGCAAATGGCCTATATGGAAAATCATTTTGATAAACGTTTAGATCCAACATTATTGGTTGATGATGCCAAAAGTGTAATTTCGCTTTTACTAAATTATTACCCTGCAGAGGTTCAGAATAATGAAAGTTTCAAAATCTCAAAATATGCTTATGGGCAGGACTATCATTTTGTAATTAAAGAAAAACTCAAAGAATTTCTTCATTCAATCCAGGAAAATATAGGTGATGTTTCGGGACGTGCTTTTGTAGATTCGGCTCCTGTTTTAGATAAGGCCTGGGCAGCAAAAAGCGGTTTGGGATGGATTGGTAAAAACAGCAATTTATTAACTCAGAAAGTAGGTTCGTTTTATTTTATTGCTGAACTTATTCTGGACTTAGATCTAGAATACGATCATACGGTAACGGATCATTGTGGTTCATGTACAGCCTGTATTGATGCCTGCCCAACACAGGCAATAGTCGCTCCTTATGTAGTAGACGGAAGCAAATGCATCTCTTATTATACCATTGAACTTAAAGAAAATATTCCATACGAAATGAAAGGCAAATTTGATGAATGGATGTTTGGCTGCGATACCTGTCAGGATGTTTGTCCCTGGAATCGTTTTTCTAAGCCTCATGCTGAACCTTTATTTAATCCTAATCCTGAGTTGCTTTCTTTTTCCAAAAAAGACTGGATTGAAATAACGGAGGAAACTTTTCGCTCAGTTTTTAAAAATTCCCCTATTAAGAGAACTAAATTCGATGGTCTGAAGAGAAACATTAAGTTTTTGGAGTAG
- a CDS encoding CBS domain-containing protein, giving the protein MTVNQILNAKGKNVYSVRSTTTVYDALKVMGEKNIGAILIIDGSELKGILSERDYARKIVLKDKSSKETLVDEIMESTVFTVKLSDNLENCMELMSTKRIRHLPVLENEIVVGIISISDVVKAIIELQKDTINHLNSYISQ; this is encoded by the coding sequence ATGACTGTAAATCAAATACTAAACGCGAAAGGAAAAAATGTTTATTCCGTACGTTCAACAACAACTGTTTATGATGCATTGAAAGTAATGGGTGAAAAAAATATAGGGGCTATTCTGATTATCGATGGTTCTGAGTTAAAAGGAATATTGTCTGAAAGGGATTATGCACGAAAAATTGTTTTAAAGGATAAATCATCAAAAGAAACTTTAGTTGATGAAATCATGGAAAGCACTGTTTTTACAGTTAAACTTTCGGATAATTTAGAAAATTGTATGGAACTTATGAGTACAAAAAGAATACGACACCTTCCGGTTTTAGAAAATGAAATTGTTGTAGGTATAATTTCGATTAGTGATGTTGTAAAAGCTATTATCGAATTGCAGAAGGATACGATAAATCATCTTAACTCTTATATTTCTCAATAA
- a CDS encoding NADP-dependent malic enzyme: MNKETKRREALVYHAEPTPGKIQVVPTKKYATQRDLSLAYSPGVAEPCLEIAANPEDVYKYTAKGNLVAVISNGTAVLGLGDIGPEAGKPVMEGKGLLFKIFSDIDVFDIEIGTKDVEEFIQTVKNIAPTFGGINLEDIKAPESFEIERRLIEELDIPVMHDDQHGTAIISSAALINALELAGKKAEDIKVVVSGAGSAAIACTDLYVLLGVKVENVLMFNSKGLLTKDNPSLSELQLKYAVDGAKIDLAEAVKDADVFIGLSSGNILSAEMLLSMAESPIVFAMANPNPEIDYNLAVETRKDVIMATGRSDFPNQVNNVLGFPYIFRGALDVRATKINEAMKMAAVKALASLAKQSVPEQVNVAYGATKLGFGREYIIPKPFDPRLIAVVAPAVAKAAIESGVAKNPITDWAAYEEKLLERLGNDNKMVRLITNRAKMDPKRVVFAEAEHLNVLKAAQIVYEEGIGFPILLGNKEIILELKKELGFDADVEIIDPKTNEEEERRNRFANSYWETRERRGVSLLDAQRFMRERNYFAAMLVNEGEADGLVTGYSRSYPSVVKPMMQLIEKAQGASLVATTNMMLTARGPMFLADTAININPSADDLVNIAIMTAKTAKMFGIEPVIAMVSYSNFGSSIHENASKVREAVAYLHKNHPDMIVDGEIQADFALNPEMLKEKFPFSKLAGKKVNTLVFPNLESANITYKMLKELYKVNSIGPIMMGMGKPVHIFQLGASVEEMVNMAAIAVIDAQGKELKKIKLGK, encoded by the coding sequence ATGAATAAAGAGACAAAAAGAAGAGAAGCATTAGTATATCATGCAGAACCAACTCCAGGGAAAATTCAGGTAGTTCCAACTAAAAAATATGCAACTCAGAGAGACTTGTCTCTGGCTTATTCGCCTGGAGTTGCAGAACCATGTTTAGAAATCGCAGCAAATCCTGAAGATGTTTATAAATACACAGCAAAAGGAAATTTAGTAGCTGTAATTTCAAACGGGACAGCCGTTTTAGGTTTGGGAGATATAGGTCCTGAAGCAGGAAAACCGGTAATGGAAGGAAAAGGTTTGCTTTTTAAAATTTTCTCTGATATTGATGTTTTCGATATTGAAATCGGAACAAAAGATGTTGAAGAGTTTATTCAGACTGTAAAGAATATTGCCCCAACTTTTGGAGGAATTAATCTAGAAGATATAAAAGCCCCTGAATCTTTCGAAATAGAAAGAAGACTGATCGAGGAGTTAGATATTCCGGTAATGCATGACGATCAGCATGGAACCGCTATTATTTCTTCTGCTGCCTTAATTAATGCACTTGAACTCGCAGGAAAAAAAGCTGAAGATATAAAAGTTGTAGTTTCAGGAGCCGGATCTGCTGCTATAGCCTGTACGGATTTATATGTTTTGCTTGGTGTAAAAGTTGAGAATGTTTTAATGTTCAACAGTAAAGGACTTTTAACAAAAGATAATCCTTCGCTTTCAGAGTTGCAGTTGAAATATGCTGTGGATGGTGCTAAAATTGATTTAGCAGAAGCTGTAAAAGATGCAGACGTTTTCATAGGATTATCTTCAGGAAATATTTTATCGGCTGAGATGTTATTGTCAATGGCCGAAAGTCCAATTGTTTTTGCGATGGCAAATCCAAATCCTGAAATTGATTATAATTTAGCTGTCGAAACCCGCAAGGATGTAATTATGGCTACGGGCCGTTCAGATTTTCCTAATCAGGTAAATAATGTTTTAGGTTTTCCTTATATCTTTAGAGGAGCTTTGGATGTTAGGGCAACGAAAATTAATGAAGCTATGAAAATGGCAGCCGTAAAAGCACTGGCTTCATTAGCGAAACAATCTGTACCAGAACAGGTTAATGTGGCTTACGGTGCAACAAAATTAGGTTTTGGCCGTGAATATATTATTCCGAAGCCATTTGACCCAAGATTGATTGCAGTAGTTGCGCCCGCTGTTGCAAAAGCAGCTATAGAATCAGGCGTTGCCAAAAATCCGATTACAGACTGGGCAGCTTATGAAGAAAAGCTTTTGGAACGTTTGGGCAATGATAATAAGATGGTTCGTTTGATTACAAACCGTGCAAAAATGGATCCGAAACGAGTGGTTTTTGCTGAGGCAGAACATTTGAATGTGTTAAAAGCAGCTCAGATTGTTTACGAAGAAGGTATTGGTTTTCCAATTCTATTAGGGAATAAAGAAATTATTTTAGAACTTAAAAAGGAATTAGGTTTTGATGCCGATGTTGAAATAATCGATCCTAAGACAAATGAAGAAGAAGAAAGGCGCAACAGATTTGCAAATTCATATTGGGAGACAAGAGAAAGGAGAGGGGTTTCTTTGCTGGATGCTCAGAGATTTATGCGCGAAAGAAATTATTTTGCAGCAATGTTGGTTAACGAAGGTGAAGCAGACGGTTTGGTTACAGGATATTCAAGAAGTTATCCAAGTGTTGTAAAACCAATGATGCAGTTAATTGAAAAAGCACAAGGTGCATCTCTTGTTGCTACTACAAATATGATGCTTACAGCACGTGGTCCAATGTTTTTGGCTGATACAGCAATAAACATTAATCCATCTGCGGATGATTTGGTTAATATTGCGATTATGACTGCTAAAACGGCTAAAATGTTTGGTATAGAGCCTGTTATTGCAATGGTCTCTTATTCAAATTTTGGATCATCGATTCATGAAAATGCTTCAAAAGTAAGGGAAGCTGTTGCATATTTGCATAAAAATCATCCGGATATGATTGTTGATGGCGAAATTCAGGCCGACTTTGCTTTGAATCCGGAAATGCTTAAGGAGAAATTTCCTTTCTCTAAATTAGCAGGAAAAAAAGTCAATACCTTGGTTTTTCCTAATCTGGAATCAGCAAACATTACATATAAAATGCTAAAAGAGCTGTATAAGGTAAATTCTATCGGACCAATCATGATGGGAATGGGAAAACCGGTTCATATTTTTCAACTAGGTGCAAGTGTTGAAGAGATGGTAAATATGGCAGCAATTGCAGTTATTGATGCTCAGGGAAAAGAATTGAAGAAAATCAAACTAGGGAAATAA
- the ruvA gene encoding Holliday junction branch migration protein RuvA, whose translation MIAHLQGKLVEKNPTEVIIDCAGVGYQVNISLHTFSLLPNTDFIKLYTHLLIKEDAHTLYGFVEKSEREIFRMLISVSGIGANIARTMLSSIDPKQIINAIASGDVGVIQSIKGIGNKTAQRVILDLKEKVLKLYDLDEVSVVQNNTNRDEALSALEVLGFVRKASEKVVEKIVKEDPDATVETIIKKALKAL comes from the coding sequence ATGATAGCACATTTGCAGGGTAAATTGGTGGAGAAAAATCCAACAGAGGTAATTATTGATTGTGCAGGGGTTGGATATCAGGTTAATATCTCGCTGCATACTTTTTCATTACTTCCAAATACTGATTTTATAAAATTATATACGCATCTTCTAATCAAAGAAGATGCGCATACTTTATATGGTTTTGTAGAAAAGTCTGAAAGAGAAATATTTAGAATGCTTATATCTGTTTCCGGAATTGGGGCTAATATTGCCAGGACGATGCTTTCATCTATAGATCCGAAGCAAATTATCAATGCAATTGCTTCAGGAGATGTTGGTGTTATTCAGTCTATTAAGGGCATTGGTAATAAAACGGCTCAAAGAGTCATATTGGATTTGAAAGAAAAAGTCTTAAAATTATATGATTTGGATGAAGTTTCTGTTGTTCAAAACAATACAAACCGAGATGAAGCGTTATCTGCTTTAGAAGTTTTAGGTTTTGTTAGAAAGGCATCTGAAAAAGTTGTTGAGAAAATTGTAAAAGAAGATCCGGACGCTACTGTAGAAACCATTATCAAAAAAGCTTTAAAAGCTTTATAA